ATATGGCGCTCAAACAATTATTCTCGATGACGGATTCCAGCATCTAAGGTTAAAGAGGGACCTTGATATTCTTCTCTTTCCATATAATGTTTCTTTAAATAATTTAAAGATATTTCCTGGGGGGAGGCTAAGAGAGCCTATTTCTAGTTTAATGGATTGTGACTGCATCATTTTAACCAAGTGCCCAGATACAATCGATGAACAAATAATCTCTGCTTTGACGCCATATTGTGAGGCTAAGAGCCATTTCTTTAGCAAGTATATGTCAACTTCTCTAGAACCTTTAATAGAAGGTCAATCATATACTCTTGAATACTTAAGAGGAAAGAAAGTAGGAGTATTTTCTGGAATAGCAGACCCTGGTTCTTTTGAATCTCAGCTGCTCTCTTTGGGTGCAAGGATTGTGGGCAGTCAGACTTATAGGGATCATTATTCATATTCATATAAGGACTTATTAAAATTGGCAAAATGGGCCCAATCCCTTGGAGCAGACCTTCTTCTTACGACCCAAAAGGATCTGGTGAAGTTACGATCCATTTTAATGCACTGCCCTCATGACAATTCGACTCCTTGGCCCAAGATATATGCCTTGGCAATTGAGGCCAGTGTTGAAGATGGATTTTTCGAATTAATTAAAAAGACTTTAGAAAGAGGTGTGAACGTATCAAATGGGACTCCTGAGTAACACTAATAGTTTTTCATGTTTTTATGCGTCGCCACAAGATCATGGAACAGATCTTTACCTGTGGTTGAAGGAACGTGTATTTCAATTTTCGTTTAGAGATGAGGTAGAGGGACTTTCAAAAAAGGTGGGATGGGCCTCTATTGTTGATCCATATTCACCTGAGATTGCAGAGGAATCAATGTTTGTTGGTGATTTCCTCGTATTGTCCATGAGGGTTGAGGAAAGGAGAGTACCAAAGGCCCTTGTAAAAAAATATTGTGCCATTGAGGAAGAGAAGATCAAAAGGAGTAAAGATCTTAAGAGACTTTCAAGAAGGGAAAAAAAGAGGATTAGGGAACAGGTAGAATTTTTGCTTCTTCAAAAGGTACTTCCTATACCATCTGTTTATGATATGGCATGGGATTTAAATGGAGAAATCGTATATTTTTTTAGCACATCGTCAAAGGTAATAGGAGATTTTCAGGATTTCTTTCATAAGAGCTTTGACATCATGCCATCTCCAATTATACCGTACAATTTGGCTATGACCCGATTTGGTACTGATTCTGTAAAAGGACTTTCTCCAGAGGTATTTGTCTAGTGAGGGAAAAAATGCTACAGGATGGAGTTGATACTGAAAGGCCCAGCATCTCTGACCTTATTAAGGAAACCGCTTTTTTAGGGACTGAGTTTCTCACATGGCTCTGGTGGAGGGCTGAGGAAAAAGGTGGCCTATTCAAGGTGCAAGGAGTGGGAGATGTCAGTGTTCAGTTTGTGCGCTTAATTTCATTGGAAAGGGGAGCAGAAGAGGGCAAGGAACTAGTTACGTGTTCAGGCCATGGGACCCAGATGAAAGAGGCCAAGCTAGGTCTCAGTCTTGGCAAGAAGGTGGCAAAGGCCACAGTTGTTGTTGATAAGGGAGACATAGCTTGGGAGGCAACGATTATTGGTAAGAGCTTGGACATTCAAGGCCTAAAGGTTATAAAGGGATTAGATACTGAGACTGTGGAAGAGGAGGGAGAACATGGTGAAATGGGCTTACTCTTTTTCAAGCTTACTCTAATCAAAGAGTTTATGCACATAATCCATGAAATATATCTGGATTTTGCTGGCAAACGGATAAATGAGTCCATGTGGCTCAATGAAAAGAGGGGGCTCTCTAGATGGATAACAGGGATAGGACAAGGACCCCTATAAGGCAAAAATATAGTTTGTGTCTCATATCCTTTTTAACTTTAGGG
This is a stretch of genomic DNA from Dissulfuribacter thermophilus. It encodes these proteins:
- the rdgC gene encoding recombination-associated protein RdgC, giving the protein MGLLSNTNSFSCFYASPQDHGTDLYLWLKERVFQFSFRDEVEGLSKKVGWASIVDPYSPEIAEESMFVGDFLVLSMRVEERRVPKALVKKYCAIEEEKIKRSKDLKRLSRREKKRIREQVEFLLLQKVLPIPSVYDMAWDLNGEIVYFFSTSSKVIGDFQDFFHKSFDIMPSPIIPYNLAMTRFGTDSVKGLSPEVFV
- the lpxK gene encoding tetraacyldisaccharide 4'-kinase — protein: MSSAWSLEKLHVEDILFTLGRPLSPIYGTIMSIRRNLYKRGILPSFSVKVPVISIGNILLGGTGKTPHVEMLTKWLLEKDIVPAIISRGYGGKVGKGPRLLFDGKKIHFGPDISGDEPYMMALNLKYYLKKKGLDRGPLIIIGSDRVSGAKEAIRYGAQTIILDDGFQHLRLKRDLDILLFPYNVSLNNLKIFPGGRLREPISSLMDCDCIILTKCPDTIDEQIISALTPYCEAKSHFFSKYMSTSLEPLIEGQSYTLEYLRGKKVGVFSGIADPGSFESQLLSLGARIVGSQTYRDHYSYSYKDLLKLAKWAQSLGADLLLTTQKDLVKLRSILMHCPHDNSTPWPKIYALAIEASVEDGFFELIKKTLERGVNVSNGTPE